In Blastopirellula sp. J2-11, a single genomic region encodes these proteins:
- a CDS encoding flavin reductase family protein, producing MSDYYYYEPQQGHGLPHNPMNAIIAPRPIGWISSIDRQGKVNLAPYSFFNAFCYDPPIIGFSSGGPKDSQRNIAETGEFVFNLVTKKHAAAMNQTSFPFEHGINEFEQTGLTMSPSRLVQPPRVADTPVAFECKLLQMLPLKDLEGNPTPNTVIFGQVVAVHIDKAFLKEGLFDITAAGTVGRCGYLADYVEVKELFQMERPGE from the coding sequence ATGAGCGACTACTACTATTACGAACCGCAGCAGGGGCATGGCTTGCCGCACAATCCGATGAACGCGATCATCGCGCCACGGCCGATCGGTTGGATCTCCAGCATCGATAGGCAAGGAAAAGTGAACCTGGCGCCGTACAGTTTCTTCAACGCGTTCTGCTACGACCCGCCGATCATCGGCTTCTCCAGCGGCGGCCCGAAGGACAGCCAGCGGAACATCGCAGAGACCGGCGAATTCGTCTTTAACCTGGTCACCAAAAAGCACGCCGCGGCGATGAACCAAACGTCGTTCCCGTTCGAGCATGGGATCAACGAGTTCGAGCAGACCGGCCTCACCATGTCACCGTCGCGGCTCGTCCAACCGCCGCGCGTCGCCGACACGCCGGTCGCGTTCGAGTGCAAACTGCTGCAGATGTTGCCGCTGAAAGATCTGGAAGGAAACCCAACGCCCAACACGGTGATCTTTGGCCAAGTCGTCGCCGTTCATATTGACAAAGCATTCTTGAAAGAGGGCCTGTTCGACATCACCGCGGCCGGCACGGTGGGACGCTGCGGTTATCTGGCCGATTATGTGGAGGTGAAGGAACTGTTTCAGATGGAGCGGCCAGGGGAATGA
- a CDS encoding serine hydrolase domain-containing protein, producing the protein MRSELGAKIESEVQEALQADKMPGCVVAIARQGKVVYLQAFGNRRIEPSVEPMKVDTVFDMASLTKPIVTATSIMQLVEAGKVDLDAPVVQYLPEFRGEGKETITVRQLMIHVSGLTPDNALRDYDHGWSEAYAKICNLSLLSEPGKQFRYSDVGFLLLGEIVKRASAQPLDEYARQHIFQPLGMNETGFNPSAALQDRAVTTTQVEDVWLQGIVHDPRARRCGGVAGHAGLFSTAEDLLVYAQAMLDARSEVGALLQPHTLATMTKAYDAAGNVRGLGWDKRSAYSRNRGKTMSDAAYGHGGFTGTSLWIDPQLDLVVLFLSNRVHPNGKGSVNDLAGTIGTLAADACLADPAP; encoded by the coding sequence ATGCGGAGCGAACTCGGCGCCAAGATCGAGTCGGAAGTTCAGGAGGCCCTTCAAGCGGACAAGATGCCCGGCTGCGTCGTGGCGATCGCCCGGCAGGGGAAGGTCGTCTATCTCCAAGCGTTTGGCAATCGGCGGATTGAGCCTTCCGTCGAACCGATGAAGGTGGATACGGTGTTCGACATGGCTTCGCTCACCAAACCGATCGTCACGGCCACCAGCATCATGCAACTTGTGGAAGCGGGGAAGGTCGACCTGGATGCGCCGGTGGTGCAGTATCTTCCCGAATTCCGTGGAGAAGGAAAGGAGACGATCACCGTACGGCAACTGATGATCCACGTCAGCGGTCTGACTCCGGACAATGCGCTGCGCGACTACGATCACGGCTGGTCGGAGGCCTACGCGAAGATCTGCAATTTGTCGCTCCTTTCAGAGCCGGGCAAGCAGTTTCGCTATTCGGATGTCGGTTTTCTGCTGCTGGGAGAAATCGTGAAGCGAGCATCCGCGCAGCCGTTGGACGAATATGCGCGGCAGCATATTTTCCAACCGTTGGGGATGAACGAAACCGGCTTCAATCCTTCTGCGGCACTGCAAGATCGAGCCGTCACTACTACCCAGGTTGAAGACGTGTGGCTCCAGGGCATCGTCCACGATCCGCGTGCTCGCCGCTGTGGTGGAGTGGCCGGTCATGCCGGGCTATTCAGTACGGCCGAGGATCTTCTGGTCTACGCCCAGGCGATGCTTGACGCCCGGTCTGAGGTCGGCGCCCTTTTGCAGCCCCATACCCTGGCCACGATGACCAAGGCTTACGATGCGGCCGGCAATGTCCGCGGGCTGGGCTGGGATAAGCGAAGCGCCTATTCCCGGAATCGTGGAAAAACGATGAGTGACGCCGCCTACGGTCACGGCGGGTTCACCGGGACTTCGCTCTGGATCGATCCCCAGCTTGACTTGGTGGTCCTCTTCCTGTCGAACCGCGTCCATCCCAACGGGAAAGGATCTGTCAACGATTTGGCGGGAACGATCGGTACGCTGGCGGCCGACGCGTGTCTTGCTGATCCAGCGCCGTGA
- a CDS encoding ECF-type sigma factor: protein MSESQSILTDERLAMLLETASTDANVTDEMIALIYGRLRKLAHGLLSRESPGQSLQTTDLVHEFYLRFADDQTKWENRGHLFGSAARSMRQILVNRATRRKRLKRGGGQRNLDIDLETLAISHPDDLLVDLDLALQRLAEAAPRKAEMVDLRWFGGLSIEEIAVALSLSTATVKRDLRFARSWLYREICDASK, encoded by the coding sequence ATGAGCGAATCCCAATCCATCTTGACGGACGAGCGCCTCGCGATGTTGCTGGAAACAGCGTCGACGGATGCGAATGTTACCGATGAGATGATCGCGTTGATTTATGGCCGGCTGCGAAAATTGGCCCATGGTTTGTTGTCGCGAGAATCCCCTGGCCAGTCATTACAGACTACCGATCTGGTTCACGAATTCTATCTTCGCTTCGCCGATGACCAGACGAAGTGGGAAAATCGGGGGCATCTTTTTGGTTCTGCGGCACGGTCGATGCGTCAGATCCTTGTCAATCGAGCGACCCGTCGGAAGCGGCTCAAACGTGGAGGGGGCCAGAGAAACCTGGACATCGATTTAGAAACGCTGGCAATAAGTCACCCCGATGATTTGCTTGTGGATTTAGACCTTGCGCTCCAACGCCTTGCCGAGGCGGCTCCGCGGAAGGCCGAGATGGTCGACTTGCGTTGGTTCGGCGGGTTGAGCATTGAAGAAATCGCGGTGGCGCTTTCCTTATCCACAGCGACAGTCAAGCGCGATCTTCGATTCGCGCGGAGTTGGCTCTATCGGGAAATCTGTGATGCCAGCAAGTGA
- a CDS encoding protein kinase domain-containing protein: protein MPASDSQQLDFVQQIFDQVIDLQGNERQQRLDELCRNDSALRQTITELLAAEDVSEHLFDSSIFSRSKPTSISEIEIAGYKLLEEISCGGQGVVYRALQLGTRREVAIKFLLPRESWDISAARLRFQREVDIVCSLNHPGIVPVFDSGVADGRHYYVMDYVRGQHLDRHVQTEKLTVPEILGLMARVCETVGHAHQRGVIHRDLKPGNILVDETGRPRILDFGLSRVTNVGPVADSSARLSLAGQLLGTLGYMGPEHICGQPEEVDIRSDVFALGVILYELLAEELPFDLSGTFVENLTTIKNCVARPLKRRGRSINREVETITLKALSSEKSRRYQNGSAMATDIQRYLDGKAIEARRDSTIYVLQKTLQMHWPASLTALAVLLCLVCGLLIYRTQNERLLRLQEANEQYLYDVEMELAGLAGMGPGGTRQIEKIRSEWSDSEKSPDRRRWEWYYLNSDEIESLQVRSGHRKQVWALAVQSGGERLASGGMDGVIRLWSIGDDGRLADLSTQFEHPGGVTTLQFHPQGNLLASAGKNNAVQIFDLEANRIVSRLDHPQVVTGLAWSPDGRRLVTVCEDGVARLWRLGTATESVTLVNMDRPLKDVQWCGDGRRVAVASSDGLVEIWDVNEQRREVRIQAHVATLVSVNWNPDGTLVATTSDDATTRIWNAESGDLFAVLADHSLGVTDAVWSGDGKRLATCSRDATICVYRLEKKRLLLETILRGHTDEVLSLEWGGDGKRLFSAGWDQSIRTWNLDAREERSWSQMLDESILIIRWDHSGKRFLTIGEYSTLLLWTLDQPDHPLPVLHNLSQVNGACWSPDNQLVAICGIRDGRGAVEIRNLSDAELVAEFRTAEQEVIDIAWRPTGGQIAACGPHGMIKVWSTDTWRQTYQNASSPDGPEIRMVDWNSAGTRLATAGPYGFEVRNAGSFDVLWQKSLDAGLAINGLKFSPDGNCLATVRSDAEGTLWDSESGERLTNLIGHGLLIYNICWHPDSTRLATSSRDGSVRIWNANTGREVHRFLIKPVGRARGLDWSPDGYRLAISNSVSHYGVLRIFDAESGYRQQD from the coding sequence ATGCCAGCAAGTGATTCGCAACAGCTTGATTTTGTCCAGCAAATTTTCGACCAGGTGATTGATCTCCAGGGGAACGAGCGTCAGCAGCGTCTCGATGAACTTTGTCGCAATGATTCGGCGCTTCGCCAAACGATTACAGAGCTTTTAGCGGCTGAAGATGTCTCGGAGCATCTGTTCGACAGTTCCATCTTTTCCAGAAGCAAGCCTACCTCGATCAGCGAGATTGAGATTGCTGGGTACAAACTGCTAGAGGAGATCAGTTGCGGTGGACAGGGGGTCGTTTATCGGGCTTTGCAACTGGGAACGCGGCGCGAAGTTGCGATTAAATTTTTGCTACCGCGTGAATCTTGGGATATCTCCGCAGCACGTTTGCGATTTCAACGGGAAGTCGACATTGTCTGCAGCTTGAATCATCCAGGAATTGTGCCGGTGTTTGACAGCGGCGTAGCCGATGGTCGGCATTACTACGTGATGGACTATGTGCGTGGACAGCATCTCGACCGCCATGTTCAAACTGAAAAACTAACCGTGCCCGAGATTCTTGGCTTGATGGCTCGAGTTTGCGAAACGGTCGGCCATGCGCACCAACGCGGGGTGATTCATCGTGACTTAAAGCCCGGAAATATCTTGGTAGACGAAACGGGGCGACCGCGGATTTTGGATTTTGGGCTCTCGCGCGTCACCAACGTTGGCCCGGTGGCCGACAGTTCGGCACGGTTGTCTTTGGCGGGGCAATTGCTAGGAACGCTCGGGTACATGGGGCCGGAGCATATTTGCGGACAACCGGAAGAGGTGGATATCCGCAGTGACGTATTCGCCTTGGGCGTGATTCTCTACGAATTGCTGGCGGAAGAATTGCCGTTTGATCTATCGGGGACCTTTGTCGAGAATCTGACGACGATCAAGAACTGCGTCGCCCGCCCGTTAAAGCGGCGCGGTCGTTCGATCAATCGTGAAGTGGAAACGATTACGTTGAAGGCGCTGAGCTCCGAGAAAAGCCGCCGATATCAAAACGGCTCGGCGATGGCGACAGATATTCAACGCTACCTGGACGGAAAAGCGATCGAGGCGCGGCGCGATAGCACGATTTACGTGTTGCAGAAAACGCTTCAGATGCATTGGCCGGCCTCGCTTACGGCGCTGGCGGTCTTGCTGTGTCTGGTCTGCGGTTTGTTGATTTATCGGACGCAAAACGAACGTTTGCTGCGTCTACAAGAGGCGAACGAGCAGTATCTTTATGACGTTGAGATGGAGCTTGCAGGGCTTGCCGGCATGGGGCCTGGCGGAACGAGACAGATCGAGAAAATCAGGTCGGAATGGAGCGACAGCGAAAAGTCGCCGGATCGCCGGCGCTGGGAATGGTACTACTTAAATTCAGATGAGATTGAATCGCTGCAAGTCCGTTCTGGCCATCGAAAACAGGTTTGGGCGCTGGCGGTGCAATCGGGCGGCGAACGGCTTGCTTCGGGCGGAATGGATGGCGTCATTCGACTGTGGAGCATCGGTGACGACGGACGCTTAGCGGACCTGTCGACGCAATTCGAGCATCCAGGAGGAGTCACCACCCTGCAGTTTCATCCCCAAGGAAATCTGCTCGCTTCCGCCGGAAAAAACAACGCTGTTCAGATCTTCGACTTGGAAGCGAACAGGATTGTCAGTCGATTGGATCACCCTCAAGTGGTCACCGGCCTAGCGTGGAGTCCGGATGGACGCCGCCTGGTGACGGTTTGCGAAGACGGAGTTGCAAGACTCTGGAGGCTGGGAACGGCTACGGAATCCGTGACGCTCGTCAACATGGATCGTCCTCTTAAAGATGTGCAATGGTGCGGTGATGGACGACGCGTTGCGGTCGCCTCCTCCGACGGACTCGTGGAGATCTGGGATGTCAACGAGCAACGCCGAGAGGTCCGTATTCAAGCGCATGTCGCCACCTTGGTCTCGGTCAACTGGAATCCTGACGGAACGCTAGTAGCGACAACGAGCGATGATGCGACGACGAGAATATGGAATGCGGAAAGCGGAGACCTGTTCGCTGTTTTGGCGGATCACTCGCTCGGCGTGACCGACGCGGTTTGGAGTGGAGACGGCAAACGGCTCGCGACCTGCAGTCGAGATGCGACTATCTGCGTCTACCGCTTAGAGAAAAAGCGATTGCTGCTGGAAACAATCTTGCGCGGTCATACCGATGAAGTTCTTTCCTTGGAATGGGGAGGTGATGGTAAGCGTCTTTTTTCGGCAGGTTGGGATCAATCCATTCGCACTTGGAATCTGGATGCTCGCGAAGAACGATCCTGGTCTCAAATGTTGGACGAATCGATCCTTATCATTCGCTGGGATCATTCTGGCAAGCGGTTTTTGACAATTGGCGAATACTCCACTTTGCTGCTCTGGACGCTTGATCAACCTGATCATCCGCTGCCGGTTCTACATAACTTATCGCAAGTTAACGGGGCATGTTGGAGCCCTGATAATCAGCTGGTCGCAATTTGCGGTATTCGTGATGGTCGCGGAGCCGTGGAGATCCGGAATCTGTCCGACGCTGAATTAGTGGCCGAGTTTCGAACCGCCGAACAGGAGGTCATCGATATCGCCTGGCGGCCGACCGGAGGTCAGATTGCGGCGTGCGGTCCGCATGGGATGATCAAGGTGTGGAGCACCGACACATGGCGCCAGACCTACCAAAACGCTTCGTCACCCGACGGCCCCGAAATTCGAATGGTCGACTGGAATTCGGCCGGGACGAGGCTCGCGACAGCCGGACCTTATGGATTTGAAGTGCGTAATGCGGGCTCCTTTGACGTGTTGTGGCAGAAATCGCTGGACGCTGGCCTGGCCATCAACGGCCTAAAGTTCAGTCCCGACGGTAACTGCCTGGCTACGGTGCGAAGTGATGCGGAAGGGACGCTTTGGGATAGCGAATCAGGAGAACGATTAACCAATCTGATTGGGCATGGACTTCTGATTTACAATATCTGCTGGCATCCTGATTCGACGCGATTGGCTACGAGCAGTCGTGACGGCTCGGTAAGAATTTGGAATGCAAACACTGGTCGTGAAGTTCACCGATTTCTTATCAAACCTGTAGGGCGCGCCCGCGGCCTTGACTGGTCGCCCGATGGTTATCGCCTTGCGATCTCGAATTCCGTTTCTCATTACGGCGTTCTCCGAATTTTCGACGCAGAATCGGGATATCGCCAACAGGATTGA
- a CDS encoding DUF1559 domain-containing protein: MSQSALSRRGFTLVELLVVIAIIGALIALLLPAVQQAREAARRMSCTNQLRQIGLAMHNYHDTYGKLPPRNGGTQANSYRLSGWVGLLPFIEQPALYEQIASGNGTHASFGPRPWDNFAPFRTQIAMLLCPSEPADPIDSDNIGSSNYCFSIGDCSRYTDSEVESRGIFSRYHYCGFNRITDGLSNTVMMGEKALGTPGLRRIIGGIAVTGTPWTGDQDDINPGVCMALRGVSGEYQSGTTMLDRNGRRWVDGTVNFQGFSTILPPNAPSCSRSGSDWKESIISASSHHPGGVNTLMADGSVTFIQETIDTGDLSSVAPQQGGSSPYGVWGALGSKSGGEVTGL; the protein is encoded by the coding sequence ATGTCCCAATCAGCATTATCTCGTCGCGGCTTTACTCTTGTTGAATTGTTGGTGGTCATCGCCATCATCGGCGCTTTGATTGCTTTGCTGCTGCCTGCCGTCCAGCAGGCGCGTGAAGCGGCGCGCCGGATGTCATGCACGAACCAACTGCGGCAAATCGGTCTGGCGATGCACAACTATCATGACACTTACGGCAAGTTGCCGCCGCGCAACGGCGGTACGCAAGCGAACTCTTACCGTCTGAGCGGCTGGGTTGGCTTGTTGCCGTTTATCGAACAACCAGCGTTGTATGAACAGATCGCCAGCGGCAACGGGACGCATGCCTCGTTCGGTCCGCGACCTTGGGATAACTTTGCTCCATTTCGCACGCAAATCGCGATGTTGCTGTGTCCTTCAGAGCCCGCTGATCCGATCGACAGTGACAACATCGGCAGCTCGAATTACTGCTTTTCGATCGGCGATTGCTCACGCTACACCGACAGCGAAGTCGAGTCGCGAGGGATTTTCTCGCGATATCACTATTGCGGCTTCAACCGAATCACCGATGGTCTAAGCAATACGGTCATGATGGGCGAAAAAGCATTGGGGACCCCCGGTCTGCGACGTATCATCGGCGGCATCGCCGTCACCGGCACGCCCTGGACGGGCGATCAGGATGACATCAATCCCGGCGTTTGCATGGCCCTGCGCGGCGTCAGCGGAGAATATCAGTCTGGTACGACGATGCTTGACCGCAACGGTCGTCGTTGGGTGGACGGCACTGTCAATTTCCAAGGGTTCTCGACCATTCTGCCCCCAAATGCCCCCAGTTGCAGTCGTTCTGGTTCGGACTGGAAAGAAAGCATTATCTCTGCATCCAGCCATCATCCAGGCGGGGTAAACACGCTCATGGCCGACGGTTCGGTCACCTTTATCCAGGAAACGATCGACACAGGCGACCTATCGAGTGTGGCGCCACAGCAAGGCGGAAGTTCCCCGTATGGCGTGTGGGGAGCCTTGGGGTCCAAGTCAGGCGGCGAAGTCACCGGCTTGTAG
- a CDS encoding carboxypeptidase-like regulatory domain-containing protein produces the protein MKCNPRNFLISLTILLLMGCTGGTLQEGAAKTTVWVTLDDDPVEAAAVVFTPASQGRSASGMTDENGRCEMGTSNYGDGVFPGVYQVTVSKSIDDPDSVAEVSEEYDGRGIPPSAKQIYLVPKKYISPTTSGLTVTVQEGKENKVELELHSK, from the coding sequence ATGAAGTGTAACCCGCGTAATTTCCTGATCAGTTTGACGATCTTATTGTTAATGGGCTGCACCGGCGGCACGCTTCAAGAGGGCGCTGCCAAGACAACGGTCTGGGTGACGCTGGATGACGATCCTGTCGAAGCGGCGGCTGTGGTCTTTACGCCGGCCAGCCAAGGCCGCTCCGCGTCGGGCATGACCGACGAGAATGGGCGATGCGAAATGGGAACCTCAAACTACGGAGATGGCGTCTTCCCCGGCGTTTACCAGGTGACCGTTAGCAAATCGATTGATGATCCCGACTCGGTCGCGGAAGTTTCGGAAGAGTATGACGGACGTGGGATTCCGCCTTCCGCGAAGCAGATTTACCTAGTGCCCAAGAAGTACATCAGCCCGACGACGTCGGGTCTGACGGTGACCGTGCAGGAAGGGAAGGAGAATAAGGTCGAACTGGAACTCCATAGCAAGTAG
- a CDS encoding carboxypeptidase-like regulatory domain-containing protein translates to MQIPFRCWLGCLPTVGLLALTLGCGGEPIDPEYKPVSGMVTLDGQPLPDAQISFVPPETGSSGSGFTDENGKYELYYAARRAGAKLGENQVFITKNKPSTGKQGEFAGRSEADMEMLPARYNRKTELTATVEDKRNEIDFDLKSK, encoded by the coding sequence ATGCAGATTCCTTTTCGATGCTGGCTGGGATGCTTGCCGACCGTGGGCTTGCTGGCGCTCACCTTGGGATGCGGCGGCGAACCGATTGATCCTGAATACAAACCCGTTTCGGGAATGGTGACTCTGGATGGGCAACCGCTGCCGGATGCGCAAATTTCCTTCGTTCCTCCCGAGACCGGAAGTTCAGGAAGCGGCTTCACAGACGAGAACGGCAAGTACGAGCTTTACTACGCCGCACGTCGCGCTGGCGCCAAGTTGGGCGAGAACCAGGTCTTCATCACCAAGAACAAACCCTCGACCGGCAAGCAAGGAGAATTCGCCGGCAGGAGCGAAGCCGACATGGAAATGCTGCCGGCTCGCTACAATCGCAAAACCGAATTGACGGCGACAGTCGAAGACAAACGAAACGAAATCGACTTCGACCTGAAATCGAAGTAG
- a CDS encoding DUF1559 domain-containing protein, which yields MSRRGFTLVELLVVIAIIGVLIALLLPAVQQAREAARRMQCTNNLKQIMLATHNFESTYGNIVQGTQRGDGTGIPDLSAHWGWGAFLLPFIEQNAMYEQLELNDLQDTANHLRAAINDANKLALIQTPITGYRCPSSTMPDLNVGCDEDSKNIRGLLPVTGGTGVPAASSSYVGNSGHRNLPRWDRNYGTGTLVPVGEYSYLKHPPLRFADIVDGLSNTIFFGERAWVLKANNGTQVVAGAATWAGASSIYDQSADSTANWVHTGALASARAHINEANGATYDYSRRSFSSQHPGGANFALGDGSVRFLPETIEHKVQTWPALGGECVFDYLLHRADGQPVTLP from the coding sequence ATGTCTCGCAGAGGTTTTACTCTGGTTGAATTGCTGGTCGTGATCGCGATCATCGGCGTTTTGATCGCCCTGTTGTTGCCGGCGGTGCAACAAGCACGCGAAGCGGCTCGGCGAATGCAGTGCACCAACAATTTGAAACAAATCATGTTGGCGACGCACAACTTTGAAAGCACCTACGGCAACATCGTGCAGGGAACCCAGCGCGGCGATGGGACTGGAATACCTGATTTGTCGGCGCATTGGGGCTGGGGAGCGTTTCTGCTTCCCTTCATCGAACAGAACGCGATGTACGAGCAACTGGAACTCAATGATTTGCAAGACACCGCGAATCACTTGCGAGCGGCGATCAATGACGCCAACAAGCTGGCCTTGATTCAGACTCCGATCACCGGCTATCGCTGCCCCAGCTCGACCATGCCCGACTTGAATGTTGGTTGCGACGAAGATAGCAAGAACATTCGCGGACTACTCCCCGTCACAGGCGGTACCGGCGTGCCGGCCGCTTCCAGTTCTTACGTGGGCAACTCAGGGCACCGCAACCTACCGCGTTGGGACCGCAATTACGGCACCGGCACGCTAGTTCCGGTCGGAGAATATTCATACCTAAAACACCCGCCGCTGCGGTTCGCCGACATCGTGGATGGACTCTCGAACACGATCTTTTTTGGCGAACGCGCCTGGGTTCTGAAAGCGAACAACGGCACGCAAGTCGTGGCCGGCGCCGCGACGTGGGCGGGGGCGAGCTCCATCTATGACCAATCCGCAGATTCGACCGCGAACTGGGTTCACACCGGTGCGCTGGCGAGCGCTCGCGCACACATCAATGAAGCGAACGGAGCAACCTACGACTATTCGCGTCGCTCGTTCAGCAGCCAACATCCCGGCGGCGCCAACTTCGCCTTGGGAGACGGCTCGGTAAGATTCTTGCCTGAGACGATCGAGCATAAAGTCCAAACGTGGCCGGCCCTTGGGGGTGAGTGCGTGTTCGACTATCTCTTGCACCGTGCTGATGGTCAACCTGTCACGCTTCCCTAA
- a CDS encoding DUF1559 domain-containing protein, whose product MTSKSFRRGFTLVELLVVIAIIGVLVALLLPAVQQAREAARRISCNNNMKQLGLALHNYHDTFKAFPPGNMNKSGSTDDCTPDGTQCQDGMAPWTVLILPFIEQSALHDQFDFSQQFYWGFNDDYTNTNPSCGTLNDNFAVQTTSVGAFHCASDPLAGADSLTNNYMGVMGGGPLPSNRNGTDYPCTMDGTRLNYNEGILYLNSKTKFASITDGTTNVYLIGESKYLFQPDFCCETAAWSSSARIGGNSSLMVNIVACTFQPNSGDNPLDPNVHMWVEMPGTVGSWHPGGCHMAMADASVHFLSENVDITTHRNLAKRNDSEPVSGFGAL is encoded by the coding sequence GTGACTTCTAAATCATTTCGACGTGGCTTTACGCTGGTAGAATTGCTGGTGGTGATTGCAATCATCGGAGTACTGGTTGCTCTGCTGCTACCTGCAGTGCAACAAGCGCGAGAAGCGGCGAGACGAATTAGTTGCAACAACAACATGAAGCAGTTAGGTCTTGCGTTGCACAACTACCACGATACGTTCAAAGCGTTTCCTCCGGGCAACATGAATAAAAGCGGATCGACGGACGATTGCACGCCCGACGGCACCCAATGCCAGGACGGAATGGCGCCGTGGACCGTTTTGATCCTTCCATTCATTGAGCAAAGCGCACTGCACGACCAATTTGACTTTTCGCAGCAGTTTTACTGGGGTTTCAACGATGACTACACAAATACCAACCCAAGCTGCGGAACGCTAAATGATAACTTTGCAGTGCAAACAACTTCGGTCGGAGCTTTTCACTGCGCATCAGATCCACTCGCTGGAGCCGATAGCCTGACAAACAACTACATGGGCGTGATGGGCGGCGGTCCGCTTCCGAGCAACCGCAATGGTACCGACTACCCATGCACGATGGACGGTACGCGACTGAACTACAACGAAGGCATTCTCTACCTGAACTCAAAAACGAAGTTTGCGAGCATCACTGACGGCACGACAAATGTCTATTTGATCGGAGAGAGCAAGTACCTTTTTCAGCCTGATTTTTGCTGCGAAACAGCTGCATGGTCTTCATCGGCGCGCATCGGCGGCAATTCATCATTGATGGTAAACATTGTCGCCTGCACATTTCAGCCAAATTCGGGAGATAACCCCCTCGACCCCAATGTTCACATGTGGGTTGAAATGCCAGGCACAGTTGGCAGCTGGCACCCCGGTGGATGTCACATGGCAATGGCTGATGCGTCAGTCCACTTCCTTAGCGAGAACGTCGATATTACAACCCATCGCAATTTGGCCAAACGCAACGACAGTGAACCAGTCAGTGGATTTGGCGCCCTGTAG
- the xseA gene encoding exodeoxyribonuclease VII large subunit has product MDVDVPSWEAAGEKPPVLTVAQLTALIKGTLETAFPAVWVSGEISNLAQPRSGHIYLTLKDDAAQIRAVMWKGTASKLQFDLEDGQQVICRGDLDVYAPRGSYQLVIRQIEPQGVGALQLALQKLQQKLAAEGLFDPGLKRPLPRFPRRIVVVTSPTGAAIRDFLEVIRRRWRGADVLVIPTRVQGAGAAAEIAAAIKKAAKLRPRADVLVATRGGGSIEDLWCFNEEPVVRAIAECQIPVISAVGHEIDVTLSDLAADVRALTPSEAAELCVPSQNEVSDALDNYRVRLSQSLRQRAQMARRRLDALAERRAFLKPFSLVHDAQRLLDGWDERLLAAMRRQLQTGEQRVRQTTARLEALSPLAVLARGYSVTRNLDGGVLKKAEDVAVGDEIETILPAGRLTSRVESVSSEKKKAE; this is encoded by the coding sequence ATGGATGTTGACGTTCCCTCGTGGGAAGCTGCTGGAGAGAAGCCGCCCGTTTTGACCGTGGCGCAGTTGACGGCGCTGATTAAAGGGACGCTGGAGACGGCGTTTCCGGCGGTTTGGGTCAGCGGCGAGATCTCGAATCTCGCGCAGCCTCGCTCGGGACATATCTATCTGACCCTCAAGGATGACGCGGCCCAGATTCGCGCGGTGATGTGGAAAGGGACGGCGTCGAAGCTGCAGTTTGATTTGGAAGATGGGCAGCAGGTGATCTGCCGCGGCGATCTGGACGTTTATGCGCCGCGCGGCAGTTATCAACTAGTGATCCGCCAGATCGAGCCGCAAGGAGTCGGCGCGTTACAACTGGCCCTGCAGAAGTTGCAGCAGAAGTTGGCGGCCGAAGGGCTGTTTGATCCCGGTTTGAAGCGTCCCCTCCCCCGCTTCCCGCGGCGGATTGTAGTGGTGACCAGTCCGACCGGCGCTGCGATTCGCGACTTTTTAGAAGTGATCCGCCGGCGGTGGCGCGGCGCCGATGTGCTGGTGATCCCGACACGCGTACAAGGCGCCGGAGCCGCGGCCGAAATTGCCGCCGCGATCAAGAAGGCGGCCAAGCTGCGTCCCCGGGCCGATGTCTTGGTCGCTACTCGCGGCGGCGGCAGCATCGAAGATCTGTGGTGCTTTAACGAAGAGCCGGTCGTTCGCGCGATCGCCGAGTGCCAGATTCCGGTGATCTCGGCCGTGGGACACGAGATCGACGTGACGCTGAGCGATCTGGCGGCCGACGTGCGCGCATTGACTCCCAGCGAAGCGGCCGAGCTCTGCGTTCCTTCGCAAAACGAAGTGAGCGATGCGCTCGACAACTATCGGGTGCGGCTCTCGCAGTCGCTTCGCCAACGCGCTCAAATGGCGCGACGCCGGCTGGATGCGTTGGCCGAACGGCGCGCCTTTCTTAAGCCGTTCTCATTGGTCCACGATGCGCAGCGTTTGTTAGACGGCTGGGACGAGCGGTTGTTGGCGGCGATGCGGCGGCAATTACAAACCGGCGAACAGCGCGTCCGCCAGACGACGGCGCGGCTCGAGGCGTTGTCGCCGTTGGCCGTGTTGGCTCGCGGATACAGCGTGACCCGCAACTTAGACGGCGGCGTATTAAAGAAGGCCGAGGATGTCGCGGTGGGCGACGAGATTGAAACGATCTTACCAGCGGGGCGACTGACCAGTCGCGTCGAGTCGGTCAGTTCCGAGAAGAAGAAAGCAGAATAA